The proteins below come from a single Tachysurus fulvidraco isolate hzauxx_2018 chromosome 13, HZAU_PFXX_2.0, whole genome shotgun sequence genomic window:
- the LOC113652732 gene encoding extracellular calcium-sensing receptor-like, translating into MESMFTLIQVVMAIIYSYTAEETCNLRGEPAYPQIWKEGDIIIGAIFPFHFKWEITDSSYSFMPPPVKCTSLEFRSFQYSQTLIYAVEEINNSSSLLPGVSLGYKLFDTCGSTTQGVKVAMELLNGNENSVSDQMCTKPAQVQAIIGETYSSVSMAISKSIGPFSMPLISYFATCECLSDKTKYPSFLRTIPSDYYQTLALAEMLKHFGWTWVGAIRRDDDYGNSGMAAFTKIAEQLDICLEYSLPFFRTYSKERVLRIVEQIKSSTSRVIVGFVTQWDFEVLLPVLSEHNITGYQWVGTEAWIADPVVAKLDEHNILHGAIGLTVPQTKVTGLEDFILDIKPLKSVSSAIFNKFWEDLFTCKFAVQNDSEDSAVCTGEEKLSEIENTFTDMSFMPIFNNIYKAVYAIAYTLHSLLGCQQTCPTKKQPDLFTFLEHLKKVRFKTKEGEEVYFDENGDPPAKYEIINRQTTKDQYKFVTVGLYDSSLFVHDRLAVNMASIVWANNSKRVPKSVCSESCPPGTRKAVQKGKPICCFDCIPCAAGEISNMTDSIKCEQCEQDYWSNADKNTCVKKELEYLSYEETMGILLTVVSIFGSFMTIIISVIFFKYKDTPIVKANNSELSFLLLFSLTLCFLCSLTFIGRPSQWSCMLRHTVFGITFVLCISCVLGKTIVVLMAFRATLPGSNVMKWFGPPQQRLSVLAFTLIQVLICVLWLTISPPFPFKNLMHYKEKIILECSLGSAIGFWAVLGYIGFLAFFCFLLAFLARKLPDNFNEAKFITFSMLMFCAVWITFIPAYVSSPGKFTVAVEIFAILASSFGLLFCIFLPKCYIIIMKPEKNTKKQIMGKVPGQ; encoded by the exons ATGGAATCAATGTTTACACTCATTCAAGTGGTAATGGCCATCATCTATTCATATACTGCAGAAGAGACTTGTAACCTGCGTGGAGAGCCTGCATACCCACAGATATGGAAGGAGGGCGATATTATAATTGGAGCAATTTTcccttttcattttaaatgggaGATTACAGACTCGTCCTATTCGTTTATGCCACCTCCAGTGAAGTGCACGAG TCTGGAATTCAGATCCTTCCAATATTCACAGACCTTGATATATGCAGTAGAGGAGATCAACAACAGTTCATCTTTACTGCCTGGAGTTTCACTGGGCTACAAGCTCTTTGATACCTGTGGTTCCACAACACAGGGAGTGAAAGTAGCAATGGAACTTCTGAATGGAAATGAAAACTCAGTTTCAGATCAGATGTGCACAAAGCCTGCACAGGTTCAAGCCATAATAGGAGAGACATATTCATCAGTGTCCATGGCTATATCAAAGAGTATTGGACCTTTCAGCATGCCCTTA atcagtTACTTTGCTACTTGCGAATGTCTCAGTGACAAAACGAAATATCCCTCTTTTCTGCGCACTATACCCAGTGATTATTACCAGACCTTAGCACTTGCAGAGATGCTCAAACACTTTGGCTGGACCTGGGTGGGAGCAATAAGAAGAGATGATGATTATGGTAACAGTGGTATGGCTGCATTTACTAAAATTGCAGAACAACTGGACATATGCTTAGAATACTCGCTTCCATTTTTTAGAACATATTCCAAAGAAAGAGTCTTGAGAATTGTTGAGCAAATTAAAAGCTCTACTTCTCGAGTGATAGTGGGCTTTGTCACTCAATGGGACTTTGAAGTTTTGCTACCTGTGCTTTCTGAACACAACATCACTGGATATCAGTGGGTGGGAACTGAGGCCTGGATAGCTGATCCAGTTGTTGCCAAACTAGATGAGCACAACATACTGCACGGAGCTATAGGGCTAACTGTTCCCCAAACAAAGGTGACAGGTCTGGAGGATTTCATTCTTGATATAAAACCACTAAAATCAGTCAGCAGtgcaatttttaataaattctggGAAGATTTGTTTACCTGCAAATTTGCAGTGCAGAATGATTCAGAGGACTCAGCAGTATGTACAGGTGAAGAGAAACTCTCTGAGATAGAAAACACCTTTACTGATATGTCTTTTATGCCAATTTTCAATAATATCTATAAAGCAGTCTATGCCATAGCCTATACTCTACACAGTCTTCTCGGATGCCAACAAACATGTCCTACAAAGAAGCAGCCGGATCTGTTCACA TTTCTAGAACACCTGAAAAAGGTGCGTTTCAAGACAAAAGAAGGTGAAGAAGTTTATTTTGATGAAAATGGAGATCCCCCagcaaaatatgaaataataaatagacaaacaacTAAAGATCAGTACAAATTTGTCACAGTTGGACTTTATGACTCCTCTCTTTTTGTTCATGATCGATTAGCAGTAAACATGGCCTCCATTGTGTGGGCAAACAATTCGAAGCGG GTGCCCAAATCTGTATGTAGTGAGAGCTGCCCTCCTGGTACAAGGAAAGCTGTACAGAAAGGAAAACCCATCTGCTGTTTTGACTGCATACCATGTGCTGCTGGAGAGATCAGTAATATGACAG ATTCCATTAAATGTGAACAATGTGAACAAGATTACTGGTCAAATGCAGACAAGAATACATGTGTAAAGAAGGAACTTGAATATTTGTCCTATGAGGAAACAATGGGGATTTTGCTAACAGTTGTTTCTATTTTTGGTTCTtttatgacaataataatatcagTCATATTCTTTAAATATAAAGACACTCCAATAGTCAAAGCCAACAACTCTGAGCTGAGCTTTctgctgctcttctctctgactctgtgtttcCTATGTTCACTTACTTTCATTGGTCGGCCCTCTCAGTGGTCCTGTATGCTGCGTCACACAGTGTTTGGGATCACCTTTGTCCTCTGTATCTCCTGTGTTCTGGGGAAAACAATAGTGGTGTTAATGGCCTTCAGAGCTACACTTCCAGGCAGTAATGTCATGAAATGGTTTGGGCCTCCACAGCAGAGACTCAGCGTACTCGCCTTCACTCTCATACAGGTTCTTATCTGTGTGCTTTGGTTGACAATATCCCCTCCTTTCCCATTTAAAAATCTAATGCACTACAAGGAAAAGATCATTCTTGAATGCAGTTTGGGCTCAGCTATAGGATTCTGGGCTGTGCTGGGTTACATAGgatttcttgctttcttttgctttcttttaGCTTTTCTAGCACGGAAGCTTCCAGATAATTTTAATGAAGCTAAATTCATTACATTCAGCATGCTGATGTTCTGTGCAGTTTGGATCACATTTATTCCTGCTTATGTGAGTTCACCTGGAAAATTCACTGTAGCTGTGGAGATATTTGCTATTTTAGCATCAAGCTTTGGCTTACTATTCTGTATCTTTCTTCCGAAGTGTTACATAATCATCATGAAGCCAGagaaaaacactaaaaagcAAATTATGGGAAAAGTGCCAGGTCAGtga